From one Astatotilapia calliptera chromosome 10, fAstCal1.2, whole genome shotgun sequence genomic stretch:
- the phldb2a gene encoding pleckstrin homology-like domain family B member 2 isoform X3, with translation MKSMLPQRSAVATLGYSSDCVKIEHSSGGSVAGTMLRGSRSKAELQELMETLQRRKSALEASLRAAECSRKYLSTSVGTQPTRPLSILSNTDRPPSAARNISYMTSNSVPPSPRQGDRQLSSNGLLRHSQARHQSQDSLLLSNGSSMVSPYGESIPRSPRVKSGAASMPSSPRMTRRLYSQGKASGDSRQRKYSTGSLNSLGMHSRSLPRLHNAADPPALSLPLRHSVGSHRVVSAGNRRSLSSLEQPPDVTVPASMPSTPRRASLASLSSMGVEIDGTGLDLGIGERRLSFGKSGLSPGQRVGSITSLNGKEELKDYHQHQRDERLREQKVQRLECQRLETILNLCTELGQVAREPAGSAVSDLQKINKELEKLQVSDDDSVFSDSPSSTAQESCFGAKARDFQLSEEQQASQRQQSGYREARSHSPAISLNSSAPSPSMHHRAKALESVQLKQEVTHIEEERIQVLNNIEELEQKIKDLDNQMEESLREMEVECALLEGEQESEMAQLQRDKELLEQLKGKIHNVEKMNHTEKSQETEEQSKSLEDLEFQKLEREIKQDEEKENQGQELLREIADCQRLTVTRKERLMTLKKQSSQITLQAQQERENFQREKNNLLVMLQKEREKLVSLEGKYAELSEGQTFANNPVAFKEHLHTLKERRRSSKENSSHPNDSQPHKRSQQLLTTYGRSLGRTLPPKPHLPLSQSSSCGSVIPQGFCFSPREVNLRRLPKTGNSHAHVNEDRQRQSDFCNRLVSEPNVFLDSFSYPDNSQTSDTISVDSSDSLETSFSACSPDNISSASTSNMAKIEEMERLLREAQAEKLRLLEHREREMEIRRQALEEERRRREELEKRLQEETSRRQKLVEREVKLREKQRSQSRLLTRYHPVRKDDFDLHGHIEAAGHNPDACFHLAITDKTCRGFLVKMGGKIKTWKKRWFVFDHNRRTLTYYADKHETKMKGVIYFQAIEEVYYDHLKNAHKSPNPSLTFSVKTHDRVYYMVAPSPEAMRIWMDVIVTGAEGHMHFMV, from the exons ATGAAGAGCATGCTTCCCCAAAGGAGTGCTGTCGCCACACTGGGCTACAGCTCAG ACTGTGTGAAGATTGAGCACAGCAGTGGCGGCTCAGTGGCTGGCACGATGCTGAGGGGCTCCCGCTCGAAAGCCGAGCTACAGGAACTCATGGAGACGCTGCAGCGCAGGAAGAGCGCTCTGGAGGCTAGTCTGAGGGCAGCAGAGTGCAGCCGCAAGTACTTGAGTACATCTGTAGGAACCCAGCCCACCAGGCCGCTGTCGATCCTCAGTAACACAGATCGTCCCCCTTCTGCCGCTAGAAACATCTCTTACATGACCAGCAACAGCGTGCCGCCGTCACCTCGCCAAGGTGATCGCCAGCTAAGCTCTAATGGCTTGCTCCGTCACTCCCAGGCTCGCCACCAATCCCAAGACAGCTTGCTTCTCTCAAATGGAAGCTCTATGGTCTCCCCTTATGGGGAGTCCATACCACGTTCTCCCAGGGTCAAAAGCGGAGCAGCCAGTATGCCATCCAGCCCCAGAATGACCCGCAGGCTCTACTCACAGGGCAAAGCTTCAGGAGACTCCCGTCAGAGGAAGTACTCCACGGGCTCCCTCAACAGCCTGGGTATGCACAGCCGTTCTCTGCCACGGCTTCACAATGCAGCAGATCCACCTGCGCTGTCACTGCCGTTACGCCACTCAGTAGGTTCCCACCGAGTGGTCTCTGCAGGAAACCGGCGCAGTCTCTCCTCTCTGGAGCAGCCTCCAGATGTGACAGTACCAGCCAGCATGCCCAGCACACCCAGGAGGGCTAGCCTGGCCTCTCTGAGCTCTATGGGAGTAGAGATTGATGGGACGGGGTTAGATCTGGGCATCGGAGAGAGGAGGTTGTCCTTTGGGAAGAGTGGTTTGAGTCCGGGACAACGggtgggcagcatcacctctcTGAATGGCAAAGAGGAGCTCAAAGACTACCACCAGCATCAGAGAGATGAGCGACTCAGGGAGCAGAAAGTGCAGAGATTA GAATGCCAGCGTCTAGAGACCATCTTAAACCTGTGCACTGAGTTGGGACAGGTAGCGAGAGAGCCAGCGGGATCAGCTGTTTCTGACCTGCAGAAGATCAATAAGGAGCTGGAGAAGCTGCAGGTGTCGGACGATGACTCAGTGTTCTCCGACTCTCCGAGCAGCACAGCTCAAGAGAGCTGCTTTGGAGCCAAAGCCAGAGACTTCCAACTCTCTGAGGAGCAGCAGGCCAGCCAGCGTCAGCAGAGCGGCTATAGAGAGGCCAGATCCCACTCACCTGCTATCAGTCTCAACAGCAGTGCACCCTCGCCTTCTATGCATCACAGAGCCAAA GCTTTGGAGAGCGtgcagctgaaacaggaagtaacgcACATAGAGGAAGAAAGAATCCAAGTTTTGAATAACATAGAAGAGCTCGAGCAGAAGATCAAAGACCTGGACAACCAGATGGAGGAGTCTCTTCGAGAG ATGGAGGTGGAGTGTGCTCTGCTGGAAGGAGAACAAGAGTCGGAGATGGCCCAGCTGCAGAGGGATAAGGAGCTTCTGGAGCAGCTCAAGGGAAAAATTCACAATGTTGAGAAAATGAACCACACTGAGAAGTCACAg GAGACTGAGGAGCAGTCAAAAAGTTTGGAGGACTTGGAGTTTCAGAAGCTGGAGAGAGAAATTAAGCAGGACGAGGAAAAAGAGAATCAGGGCCAAGAGCTGCTGCGAGAGATCGCAGACTGTCAGCGCCTTACTGTCACCCGCAAG GAAAGACTCATGACGCTCAAGAAACAGTCATCTCAGATTACTTTACAGGCTCAGCAGGAACGGGAGAATTTCCAGAGAGAGAAGAACAATTTGCTCGTCATGCTTCAGAAG gagagagagaaattgGTGTCTTTGGAAGGAAAGTATGCAGAGCTGTCTGAGGGGCAGACCTTCGCTAACAATCCTGTGGCCTTCAAAGAG CACTTGCACACTCTGAAGGAAAGACGGAGAAGCAGCAAGGAAAATTCATCACATCCAAATGACAGTCAACCTCATAAAAGGAGCCAGCAGCTGCTCACCACTTATGGCAGATCCCTCGGACGCACGCTTCCTCCAAAG CCTCACCTTCCTTTGTCCCAAAGCTCAAGCTGTGGCAGTGTCATCCCACAAGGCTTCTGCTTCTCCCCTCGGGAGGTGAACCTTCGCCGCTTGCCCAAGA CAGGCAACAGCCACGCACATGTAAATGAAGACAGGCAAAGACAGAGTGATTTTTGCAACAGGTTGGTCTCTGAGCCCAACGTCTTCCTGGACTCTTTCTCTTACCCGGACAACAGCCAGACGTCAGACACCATCAGCGTGGACAGCTCTGACAGCCTGGAAACCAGCTTCTCTGCCTGCTCCCCAGACAACATCTCAAG TGCCAGTACCTCCAATATGGCAAAGATTGAAGAGATGGAGCGTTTGCTCCGCGAGGCCCAGGCCGAGAAGCTGAGACTCCTCGAGCATCGA GAGCGGGAGATGGAGATACGCAGGCAGGctctggaggaggagaggagaagaagagaggaaCTGGAGAAACGGCTGCAAGAGGAAACaagcaggagacagaagcttGTGGAGAGAGAGGTGAAGCTCAGAGAGAAGCAGAGATCACAG TCCCGACTGTTGACAAGATACCACCCAGTAAGAAAAGACGACTTTGATCTTCACGGCCACATTGAAGCAGCCGGACACAACCCAGACGCCTGCTTCCATCTGGCCATCACTGACAAAACCTGTCGCGGGTTCCTCGTCAAAATGGGAGGAAAGATCAAGACGTGGAAGAAGCGCTGGTTTGTCTTTGACCACAATCGCAGGACACTCACTTACTATGCAG ACAAACACGAGACCAAGATGAAAGGCGTCATTTACTTCCAAGCCATAGAGGAGGTGTACTATGACCATTTAAAGAATGCACACAAA AGCCCCAACCCCTCGCTGACCTTCAGTGTGAAGACCCACGATCGGGTGTACTACATGGTGGCTCCGTCCCCTGAAGCCATGCGTATCTGGATGGATGTTATTGTAACCGGTGCTGAAGGACACATGCActtcatggtctaa